The following are from one region of the Deltaproteobacteria bacterium genome:
- a CDS encoding glycosyltransferase, translating into MRILFLIPDLRTGIVARSRERLHHRGGFGSRFGDERGLWTTEVFGGTLNIMRQCALARSLGAAAVMATRSGRDTYRSRGIGQLPFVAWADRRRDDVCIVPDVYSRLADEVVGRVVVYMQHPNLVRPDFVHARPDLRLWTCSPLMSECCRRVLPGKEPTFAPNIVDPESFPLIQQEQRDAGRLAALPRKNGMEFIQAAYRRYRDDGGRYWKLDLIDGVPFSEFAARFRGPQALLVASEIEGCGLPGMEAMAAGIVVIGSNARGASFYMRNRETALVANTPDAAATALRAIEDPQLRQQLSSAGYAFIQRFFPDAQPKRFWEAFLAELEHT; encoded by the coding sequence ATGCGAATCTTGTTTTTGATTCCCGATCTTCGCACCGGGATTGTCGCTCGCAGCCGCGAGCGCTTGCACCACCGCGGCGGTTTCGGATCGCGATTTGGGGACGAGCGGGGCCTGTGGACCACCGAGGTCTTCGGCGGGACGCTGAACATCATGCGGCAGTGCGCCCTCGCCCGCTCACTCGGCGCCGCCGCAGTGATGGCAACGCGAAGTGGACGAGATACCTACCGTTCGCGAGGTATCGGACAGCTCCCGTTCGTCGCGTGGGCGGACCGCCGTCGCGACGATGTCTGCATCGTTCCCGACGTTTACTCGCGCCTTGCAGACGAGGTCGTCGGCCGGGTCGTCGTATACATGCAGCATCCGAACCTGGTTCGCCCGGACTTCGTTCATGCACGTCCTGATCTCCGCCTGTGGACTTGCTCGCCGCTGATGAGCGAATGCTGCCGACGCGTCCTTCCGGGGAAGGAGCCAACGTTCGCACCCAACATCGTCGATCCGGAGAGCTTTCCGCTCATCCAGCAGGAGCAACGCGACGCGGGCCGCCTCGCGGCCCTGCCGCGGAAGAACGGCATGGAGTTCATCCAAGCGGCGTATCGCCGGTACCGCGACGACGGAGGCCGCTACTGGAAGCTCGATCTGATCGACGGTGTGCCCTTCAGCGAATTCGCCGCCCGCTTCCGCGGGCCGCAGGCCTTGCTGGTCGCGTCGGAGATCGAAGGTTGTGGACTCCCTGGAATGGAGGCGATGGCCGCCGGGATCGTCGTCATTGGCAGCAACGCCCGCGGCGCCAGCTTCTACATGCGCAACCGCGAAACCGCTCTCGTCGCCAACACGCCCGACGCGGCCGCCACCGCGCTGCGGGCAATTGAGGATCCGCAGCTACGCCAACAATTGTCGAGCGCAGGGTACGCATTCATCCAGCGGTTCTTCCCCGACGCTCAGCCGAAGCGCTTCTGGGAAGCCTTCCTCGCCGAACTGGAGCATACGTAA
- a CDS encoding alkaline phosphatase family protein, with amino-acid sequence MPAKILVFGVDAMEPKLIHDWIESGDLPNLARLRARGAWGHVLNPPRFFSGASWPNFYTGVSPARHGQYLRTLYDPTTCVHRPLRPACQTNPFWSGPDWQRKRAAILNVPYCGLDETINGLHVADWGQHDSQNDLSTLPHEVAEDLLSRFGCDPVGDCEGFECTTSALSDLRQRLIRRVQRKRDMTSHYLAGEDWDLFLSVFDETHCAGHRFWHLYDVTNSRHDPDAAATLGGTIKEIYVAIDRALGATLRFVDIDSTVLFLSSHGMGPAFDALPVFDEILRRLDGFTGRHPQYEERRARRLATARAISDFMPNVLRRGLAPVRQRFGRGHLRDRVDAERRNRRYFWLPTHDTCGGIRINLAGRETTGMVQPGRQCAELIEQLTYDLHQLRDGRSGDPIVAEIVSSADMDFTGYVGEFPDLIVRWSKASLSWIESPKIGRIEPVVVSGRSGDHDPSMRGIFFAAGPHVTPGLLPDPVRLEDFAPTISSLLGIQLPDTEGRAIPAVGPPAH; translated from the coding sequence GTGCCGGCAAAGATCCTTGTCTTTGGTGTCGACGCGATGGAGCCCAAGCTCATCCACGACTGGATTGAATCGGGAGACCTCCCGAATCTCGCGCGGCTACGGGCTCGCGGTGCTTGGGGCCACGTGCTCAACCCGCCCCGGTTCTTCAGCGGCGCATCGTGGCCAAACTTCTACACCGGCGTGAGCCCTGCTCGTCACGGGCAATACTTGCGCACTCTCTACGACCCGACCACCTGTGTCCATCGACCTCTTCGGCCCGCCTGCCAAACGAATCCATTCTGGTCAGGCCCTGACTGGCAGAGGAAGAGAGCTGCGATCCTCAACGTACCTTACTGCGGTCTCGATGAAACCATCAACGGCCTGCACGTGGCCGACTGGGGCCAGCACGATAGTCAGAACGACCTCAGCACACTCCCCCATGAGGTCGCAGAGGATCTCCTTTCCCGGTTTGGTTGCGACCCGGTCGGGGACTGCGAGGGCTTCGAGTGTACGACATCCGCTTTGAGTGACCTTCGACAACGCCTGATCCGTCGTGTTCAGCGGAAGCGTGACATGACTTCTCACTATCTCGCTGGCGAAGATTGGGATCTCTTTCTCTCCGTATTCGACGAGACTCATTGCGCCGGCCACCGGTTCTGGCATTTGTACGACGTCACAAATTCTCGGCATGATCCCGATGCGGCAGCAACTCTGGGTGGAACAATCAAGGAAATTTATGTAGCGATCGATCGCGCATTGGGTGCCACTCTCCGCTTCGTGGACATTGATTCGACCGTTCTATTCCTCTCCAGCCATGGCATGGGGCCCGCCTTCGACGCGCTCCCCGTTTTCGACGAGATCCTCCGGCGCTTGGATGGCTTCACCGGGCGCCATCCTCAGTACGAAGAAAGACGCGCGCGGCGGTTGGCGACGGCGCGAGCCATTTCTGATTTCATGCCGAACGTTCTCCGACGTGGGTTGGCGCCAGTTCGACAGCGCTTTGGTCGCGGACACTTGAGGGATCGAGTTGACGCGGAGCGCAGGAACCGAAGATATTTTTGGCTTCCGACTCACGATACGTGTGGCGGAATCCGAATCAATCTGGCCGGTCGAGAAACGACCGGCATGGTACAACCCGGCCGCCAGTGCGCGGAACTCATCGAGCAACTCACGTACGATCTACACCAACTGCGGGATGGCCGATCCGGAGACCCGATCGTCGCCGAGATCGTGAGCTCGGCGGACATGGATTTCACCGGTTACGTCGGCGAATTTCCCGATCTGATCGTGCGCTGGTCGAAGGCATCGTTGTCGTGGATCGAATCCCCGAAGATCGGCCGGATCGAGCCCGTAGTCGTCAGTGGTCGCAGCGGCGATCACGATCCTTCCATGCGAGGAATATTCTTCGCTGCCGGACCACACGTCACTCCGGGGCTGCTTCCAGACCCGGTTCGCCTCGAGGACTTCGCGCCGACGATATCCAGTCTGCTGGGTATCCAGCTGCCGGATACGGAAGGGCGAGCGATTCCGGCGGTTGGACCGCCCGCGCACTGA
- a CDS encoding aspartate aminotransferase family protein: MNSERSQAYPFISRPGSTPFAIARAEGAYLITPDGRRILDAAGGAIVVNIGHGRREVAEAYARACMEVSYVVPTFATDSRVQLVERLHARWLPPELTRMFFTSGGSESMDAAIRLARQHHVSAGRPSRWKVIGRDLSYHGTTLATLSIGGNTKRRVGFEPWLADVPKAPACYCLRCPLGMRYPDCGVACADELERIIEREGADTIAAFVAEPIVGSTIGAVVPPDEYWPKIADICRRHGILLIADEVMTGFGRTGRRFAVEHWNVTPDILVGGKGLTSGYAPMGAIFTRDDIVAPIAARGDELMFYTYSAHPACCAVADTVLDILEREHLVERAAEMGRKLRERLSTLESHPHVADIRGRGLLLGVELVKDRTTLEPFPREVHLTTKVVAAGLAHGSFFYPGGSDPARDVITLGPPFIITDEDIEHLVTSLEAAISSAVARVT, from the coding sequence ATGAACTCCGAACGTAGCCAAGCCTACCCGTTCATTTCTCGTCCCGGCTCGACACCCTTTGCGATCGCTCGCGCGGAGGGGGCGTATCTGATCACGCCCGACGGCCGCCGCATTCTCGATGCCGCCGGCGGCGCCATCGTCGTCAACATCGGCCACGGCCGCCGCGAAGTCGCAGAGGCCTACGCCCGCGCCTGCATGGAAGTGAGTTACGTCGTCCCGACGTTTGCCACCGACAGTCGCGTGCAACTCGTCGAGCGCTTACACGCGCGCTGGTTGCCCCCTGAATTGACCCGTATGTTCTTCACCAGTGGCGGCTCGGAGTCCATGGACGCGGCGATTCGCCTGGCGCGTCAGCATCACGTGAGTGCCGGGCGGCCGAGCCGTTGGAAAGTCATCGGGCGCGATCTTTCCTACCACGGCACCACGCTGGCGACGCTTTCCATAGGCGGCAATACCAAGCGCCGCGTCGGCTTCGAGCCGTGGCTCGCCGATGTTCCCAAAGCCCCGGCGTGCTACTGCCTGCGCTGCCCGCTCGGCATGCGCTATCCCGATTGTGGCGTCGCCTGCGCCGACGAGCTTGAACGCATCATCGAGCGTGAAGGCGCCGACACCATCGCCGCGTTCGTCGCCGAGCCGATCGTCGGCTCGACCATCGGCGCCGTTGTGCCGCCGGACGAGTACTGGCCGAAGATCGCCGACATTTGCCGCCGTCACGGCATCCTGCTGATCGCCGACGAAGTGATGACCGGCTTCGGTCGTACCGGCCGGCGCTTTGCGGTCGAGCACTGGAACGTCACGCCCGACATTCTCGTTGGCGGCAAAGGCCTCACCAGCGGCTACGCGCCGATGGGCGCCATCTTCACGCGCGACGACATCGTTGCCCCGATCGCGGCCCGCGGCGACGAGTTGATGTTCTACACCTACTCCGCCCATCCCGCGTGCTGTGCCGTCGCCGACACGGTGCTCGACATTCTCGAACGCGAGCATCTCGTCGAACGCGCCGCCGAGATGGGACGCAAGTTGCGCGAGCGGCTCTCCACGCTCGAATCGCATCCCCACGTCGCCGACATCCGCGGTCGCGGTTTGCTGCTGGGCGTGGAACTCGTGAAGGACCGTACCACCCTCGAGCCGTTTCCCCGCGAGGTGCATCTCACCACCAAGGTCGTCGCGGCGGGACTCGCGCACGGCAGCTTCTTCTACCCTGGCGGAAGCGACCCGGCACGCGATGTCATTACTCTCGGCCCGCCGTTCATCATCACGGACGAGGACATCGAGCACCTCGTCACCAGCCTCGAAGCAGCGATCAGCAGCGCCGTCGCGCGCGTGACGTGA
- a CDS encoding PEP-CTERM sorting domain-containing protein, with the protein MSNFDVFNTTGQECHGFEIEVDGVSSADVSFTFGSPYQRYGDPTKLDFAGGVYIRYESPYDAVNHVFTQATPLAPSVITPTGGHACWTGGSANYLTSGCEHFGLGTTRNPTNTVYRWLIADPNNPGALQPAGTKVSIPAPIWNVSPPPQLGGNPVVQAVLPAEPPEANAQYGDAHWVKVFVTESADPVELHHLVTDDPLVPQEAGETEIEWALLQAGPKANNELVNEGQIGAGHESVTRRYEFYEYTGAYDAESHEALPENESNPVAGDIGNYIGAQMAAVNLAPMGLATPTPTMTLATTPTPSVSPTKTPRPCTGDCNDSYSVTVEELVIGVNIALGASPMSDCPPFDTDNSGTVTVDELVIAVNLALGTCPAN; encoded by the coding sequence TTGAGCAACTTCGACGTCTTCAACACCACCGGGCAAGAATGCCACGGCTTCGAAATCGAGGTGGACGGCGTCTCGAGCGCGGACGTTTCCTTTACCTTCGGCAGCCCTTACCAGCGCTATGGAGACCCGACGAAGTTGGACTTCGCGGGCGGGGTCTATATCCGCTACGAGAGCCCTTACGATGCGGTGAACCACGTGTTCACCCAGGCCACTCCGCTGGCGCCCAGTGTGATTACGCCCACCGGCGGTCACGCCTGCTGGACGGGTGGGTCGGCCAACTATCTCACGAGCGGCTGCGAACACTTCGGTTTGGGCACCACTCGCAATCCGACCAACACCGTCTATCGATGGCTGATCGCCGATCCCAACAACCCCGGTGCCTTGCAACCGGCTGGCACCAAGGTGAGCATTCCGGCGCCGATTTGGAACGTATCGCCGCCGCCGCAACTTGGCGGCAATCCGGTCGTGCAAGCGGTCCTTCCCGCTGAACCACCGGAGGCGAACGCGCAATACGGTGATGCACATTGGGTCAAGGTCTTCGTGACCGAGTCGGCGGACCCGGTCGAGCTGCATCATCTCGTCACTGATGATCCGCTGGTGCCGCAGGAGGCGGGTGAAACGGAAATCGAATGGGCGCTCTTGCAGGCCGGGCCGAAGGCGAACAATGAACTGGTGAACGAGGGACAGATCGGCGCCGGCCACGAGTCGGTCACGCGCCGGTACGAGTTCTACGAGTACACGGGAGCCTATGACGCCGAATCGCACGAGGCGTTGCCGGAAAACGAATCCAACCCGGTGGCTGGCGATATCGGCAACTACATCGGCGCGCAGATGGCGGCAGTGAATTTGGCGCCGATGGGGCTCGCGACACCGACACCCACTATGACCCTGGCGACGACCCCGACGCCGTCCGTGTCGCCGACCAAAACCCCACGTCCCTGTACTGGCGACTGCAATGACAGCTACAGCGTGACGGTGGAGGAACTCGTCATTGGGGTGAACATCGCGCTCGGCGCTTCACCGATGAGCGACTGCCCGCCGTTCGACACCGACAACAGCGGCACCGTCACCGTCGATGAACTGGTGATCGCGGTGAACCTGGCGCTCGGCACGTGTCCCGCAAACTGA
- a CDS encoding MoaD/ThiS family protein, which produces MSITIELTYDMSKALGTRRFEVEAAPTVQDVVRITRDKFGERGDAFEKLTRIAAVSVNGVLINHKRGMSTPLADGDTVTFLKAAAGG; this is translated from the coding sequence ATGAGCATCACGATCGAACTCACCTACGACATGAGCAAGGCGTTGGGCACGCGGCGGTTCGAAGTGGAAGCGGCGCCGACGGTCCAAGATGTCGTGCGCATCACGCGTGACAAATTCGGCGAGCGCGGCGATGCGTTCGAGAAACTCACCCGCATCGCGGCGGTCTCGGTCAACGGCGTACTGATCAACCACAAGCGCGGCATGAGCACCCCGCTCGCCGATGGCGACACCGTCACCTTCCTCAAGGCCGCCGCTGGCGGGTGA
- a CDS encoding aldehyde ferredoxin oxidoreductase family protein, producing MIKGYAGRVLEVDLANQTFVFKPLDEDIARLYIGGKGYGTRLLYDLTAPGIDPLGPENPLIFATGPLNGSVAPQSNRFAVVCKSPLTGGIGNAACGGSFAYGLKRAGIDIVIVKHQSAKPVRLDIDGDRDEVKFIDAADLWGKGTYATQEVLGKKKHHAVIGPAGENLVLYAGIVSNERIAGRTGVGAVMGSKRLKAISATGSRKLEMDDEEKFKEYTKTVRVLFRDHPVLGESLKRFGTAGIVNTTNARNIIPTHNFKYGHFKDAMCISGEHMEEHELVGVKSSCIHCPVTCGRDVMVEGVGRAKGPEYETVGLMGSNLEIPDLKKVSEWSYLADDLGMDTISLGCTLGFAMELQERGMLDAGLRFGDPSGISDMIKDIGHRRGLGNDLADGVKRMSAKYGGHDFAMHVKGLELSAYDPRGSFAQGVEYATTNRGGCHVQGASMYMESTGPLTINPQNLKLKAEIPVVQQNLACAINSMVLCIFTTYGMIPKAVHNLSPNSFTYKLATTLFENSGPLLPMVMRIKGRPMMWFEKWLTYITGETFSSGHLQEIGGRIFNLERMYNLREGMTTGDDTLPPRMLHESTFKDMTSGHPLPQLLPRYYKNRGWSADGVPTVRTLERLQVRV from the coding sequence ATGATCAAAGGATACGCGGGCCGCGTGCTCGAAGTTGACCTGGCGAATCAGACCTTCGTCTTCAAACCGCTCGACGAGGACATCGCCCGCCTCTACATCGGCGGCAAGGGGTACGGCACGCGCTTGCTCTACGACCTGACCGCGCCCGGCATCGATCCACTCGGTCCGGAGAATCCGCTCATCTTCGCCACCGGCCCGCTCAACGGCTCGGTGGCACCGCAGTCCAACCGCTTCGCCGTGGTGTGCAAGAGCCCGCTCACCGGCGGCATCGGCAACGCCGCGTGCGGCGGCTCGTTCGCCTACGGTTTGAAGCGCGCCGGGATCGACATCGTCATCGTTAAGCATCAGTCCGCCAAGCCGGTGCGCCTCGACATCGACGGCGATCGCGACGAGGTGAAGTTCATCGACGCGGCGGATCTCTGGGGCAAGGGCACGTACGCGACGCAGGAAGTTCTCGGCAAGAAAAAGCATCACGCTGTAATCGGACCGGCGGGTGAGAACCTGGTGCTCTATGCCGGCATCGTCTCCAACGAGCGCATCGCGGGGCGCACGGGGGTCGGCGCGGTGATGGGATCGAAGCGCCTCAAAGCCATCTCCGCCACTGGCTCGCGCAAGTTGGAGATGGACGACGAGGAGAAGTTCAAGGAGTACACCAAAACGGTGCGCGTACTGTTCCGCGATCACCCGGTGCTGGGCGAGTCGCTCAAGCGTTTTGGAACCGCCGGCATCGTCAACACCACCAACGCGCGCAACATCATCCCGACACACAATTTCAAGTACGGTCATTTCAAAGACGCGATGTGTATCTCCGGCGAGCACATGGAGGAGCACGAGCTGGTCGGAGTGAAGTCGAGCTGCATTCATTGCCCGGTGACGTGCGGACGCGACGTGATGGTCGAGGGCGTCGGGCGCGCGAAAGGGCCGGAGTACGAGACCGTCGGGCTGATGGGGAGCAATTTGGAAATTCCGGATCTGAAGAAGGTCTCGGAGTGGAGCTACCTCGCCGACGATCTCGGCATGGACACCATCAGTCTCGGTTGCACGCTGGGCTTCGCGATGGAGTTGCAGGAGCGCGGCATGCTCGACGCCGGTCTGCGCTTCGGCGATCCCAGCGGCATCAGCGACATGATCAAAGACATCGGCCATCGCCGCGGACTGGGGAACGACTTGGCCGACGGTGTGAAACGCATGAGCGCGAAGTACGGCGGCCATGACTTCGCGATGCACGTGAAAGGCCTCGAACTTTCCGCGTACGATCCGCGCGGCTCGTTCGCACAGGGGGTCGAGTACGCCACCACCAATCGCGGCGGATGCCACGTGCAAGGCGCGAGCATGTACATGGAATCGACGGGGCCGCTGACGATCAATCCGCAGAATTTGAAACTCAAGGCGGAGATTCCGGTGGTGCAACAGAACCTGGCCTGCGCCATCAACTCGATGGTGCTATGCATCTTCACCACCTACGGCATGATTCCCAAGGCCGTGCACAACTTGAGTCCGAACTCTTTCACTTACAAACTCGCGACCACGCTGTTCGAGAACAGCGGACCGCTGTTGCCGATGGTGATGCGGATCAAGGGCCGGCCGATGATGTGGTTCGAGAAGTGGTTGACGTACATCACCGGCGAGACGTTCTCGTCGGGACATTTGCAGGAGATCGGCGGCCGCATCTTCAACCTGGAGCGGATGTACAACCTGCGCGAAGGTATGACGACCGGCGACGACACGTTGCCGCCGCGCATGCTGCACGAGTCGACGTTCAAGGACATGACCAGCGGCCATCCGCTGCCGCAACTGTTGCCGCGCTACTACAAGAATCGCGGCTGGAGCGCCGACGGTGTCCCCACCGTGCGCACGCTGGAGCGATTGCAGGTCAGAGTGTAG
- a CDS encoding BrnT family toxin: protein MFLWDVQKAVSNRAKHGVSFDEASTVFRDPDGLDWQDWQHSRGEPRFKRLGVSNQGRMLLVVYTPRRMRDGNEAIRIISARRASRKERAAYFG from the coding sequence GTGTTCCTCTGGGACGTGCAGAAGGCGGTGAGCAACCGGGCGAAGCATGGTGTGTCCTTCGACGAAGCGTCAACGGTCTTTCGCGACCCGGATGGTCTTGACTGGCAAGACTGGCAGCACTCCCGCGGCGAGCCGCGGTTCAAGCGCCTCGGCGTTTCTAACCAGGGGCGGATGCTGCTCGTAGTGTACACACCGAGAAGGATGAGAGATGGCAACGAAGCGATTAGGATCATCAGCGCGCGGCGCGCGAGCCGCAAGGAGCGTGCGGCGTACTTCGGATGA
- a CDS encoding BrnA antitoxin family protein, with amino-acid sequence MRRTSDDGIDFSDIPESTDEELKRARRVGRPKSSHGPKQLIAIRIRPALLAKLRQLAAQRDKPYQTLIHELLEKAAKSRAA; translated from the coding sequence GTGCGGCGTACTTCGGATGACGGCATCGACTTCTCCGACATCCCCGAGTCGACCGATGAAGAGCTGAAGCGAGCGCGTCGAGTTGGGCGGCCGAAGTCGAGTCACGGACCGAAGCAGCTCATCGCGATCCGCATCCGTCCCGCGCTGTTGGCCAAGCTGCGTCAGCTCGCGGCACAGCGCGACAAGCCGTATCAGACCCTGATCCACGAGCTGCTGGAGAAGGCGGCGAAGTCGCGGGCGGCGTGA
- a CDS encoding HAD-IA family hydrolase, whose protein sequence is MIRAVLFDAGNTLMHLDYEFIAEVLAQHGHPTTPMAIRIAEYGAKAAIDRELAPEMAAPESVAENVEGLLWPDESGERPSYFAVALHYLGVPRTAMKPMLEALREHNATSCLWRVVLPGTTDVLSALQARGLTLAVISNADGRIEGDLERAGLKRHFATVVDSHVVGVEKPNPAIFHLTLDRIGAAANEAVYVGDVFAIDVLGARKAGLDAVLVDTLDRYPGRVDCPRIKELSELLRLLPA, encoded by the coding sequence ATGATCCGCGCCGTCCTGTTCGACGCCGGCAACACGCTGATGCACCTCGACTACGAGTTCATCGCCGAGGTGTTGGCGCAGCATGGCCACCCGACGACCCCGATGGCGATTCGCATCGCGGAGTACGGCGCCAAGGCGGCCATCGATCGCGAGTTGGCACCCGAGATGGCGGCACCGGAAAGCGTGGCGGAAAATGTGGAGGGACTGTTGTGGCCGGACGAGTCGGGAGAGCGGCCGTCGTACTTCGCCGTCGCGCTGCATTACCTCGGCGTTCCGCGCACCGCGATGAAACCGATGCTCGAAGCCCTGCGCGAACACAACGCGACGAGCTGCCTGTGGCGCGTGGTGTTGCCGGGCACCACTGACGTGCTCAGCGCGTTGCAGGCGCGCGGCTTGACCCTCGCGGTGATCTCCAACGCCGACGGCCGCATCGAGGGCGATCTCGAGCGGGCGGGATTGAAGCGTCACTTCGCGACGGTGGTCGACTCGCATGTCGTCGGCGTGGAGAAGCCAAACCCGGCGATCTTCCACCTCACGCTCGATCGCATCGGCGCCGCGGCCAACGAAGCCGTCTACGTCGGCGACGTGTTCGCGATCGACGTGCTCGGCGCCCGCAAGGCGGGACTCGACGCCGTGTTGGTCGACACGCTCGACCGCTATCCCGGACGCGTCGATTGCCCGCGCATCAAGGAACTAAGCGAACTGCTCCGGCTGCTGCCAGCGTAA
- a CDS encoding matrixin family metalloprotease, with product MRYAPLIAVVLLLTAGSSFAFELLRTSNNPCSTAQHLFWPSRRAAVDTHFLPSQFATYATTARERWNGAIGSFQFVGGIGNLCDPSDGITSMALSRTVCGGGGFGDAVSITVYRFNTNSGEMLDADVSFDSSDSFLTTDAALFTQIAMHELGHVLGLAHSDACGGSGQGTLMQAVTPLNEPRLSSPQADDVAGALAIYPNNGSDAPATNPGCALSPPNQPWRPPLELLAGAVIALLARALCARPLTTHEHESRS from the coding sequence ATGAGGTATGCGCCTTTGATCGCGGTCGTGCTGCTCCTCACCGCCGGCTCGTCGTTCGCGTTCGAGCTACTGCGCACCAGCAACAACCCGTGCAGCACCGCGCAGCACCTGTTCTGGCCGAGTCGCCGCGCTGCGGTCGACACCCACTTCTTGCCGTCGCAGTTCGCGACGTACGCGACCACCGCGCGCGAGCGCTGGAACGGCGCCATCGGCAGCTTTCAGTTCGTCGGCGGTATCGGCAATCTCTGCGACCCGTCCGACGGGATCACCTCGATGGCCTTGTCGCGGACCGTATGTGGTGGCGGCGGATTCGGCGATGCCGTGAGCATCACCGTCTACCGCTTCAATACGAATAGCGGCGAGATGCTTGATGCCGACGTTTCCTTCGACTCGAGCGATTCATTCCTCACCACCGACGCCGCGTTGTTCACGCAGATCGCGATGCACGAACTCGGGCACGTGTTGGGGCTGGCACACTCCGACGCGTGCGGCGGATCGGGACAGGGCACGCTGATGCAAGCGGTGACGCCATTGAACGAGCCGCGGCTGAGCAGTCCGCAAGCCGACGACGTGGCCGGTGCGCTGGCGATTTATCCCAACAACGGCAGCGACGCGCCGGCCACTAACCCGGGCTGCGCACTGAGCCCGCCGAATCAGCCATGGCGGCCACCGTTGGAACTCCTGGCTGGCGCGGTCATTGCCTTGCTCGCTCGCGCGCTGTGCGCGCGGCCACTCACGACTCACGAGCACGAGTCACGATCATGA